Proteins encoded together in one Aminipila butyrica window:
- a CDS encoding 50S ribosomal protein L25/general stress protein Ctc: MDIITVQKRDTATKAKHLRRSGLVPGNIFGGMLQESISIQMDEVIARKLLRVKREGSKLRLALGDQVIPVQIKEKMQNTLSNEIVHISFQALKEDQKVNSVIHILLKNMDKVAGIVERILPEIPYASLPADMIDTITIDLEGMQVGSVLTVGDIPEFQNEKIDLQVDTDSIVLRINDKTRTVAQVEEEA, encoded by the coding sequence ATGGATATCATTACCGTACAAAAACGTGATACTGCGACAAAAGCCAAGCATTTAAGGCGCTCAGGGCTTGTACCGGGCAACATTTTTGGTGGAATGCTTCAGGAGTCAATTTCTATCCAAATGGATGAAGTCATTGCGCGCAAGCTGCTTCGGGTTAAGAGAGAAGGCAGCAAACTGCGATTGGCTCTTGGTGACCAGGTCATCCCAGTACAAATTAAAGAAAAAATGCAGAATACTTTAAGTAACGAAATCGTTCATATTAGCTTTCAGGCACTAAAAGAGGATCAAAAAGTCAACAGTGTTATTCATATTTTACTGAAAAATATGGATAAGGTAGCGGGAATCGTAGAACGAATTCTACCTGAAATCCCTTACGCATCGCTTCCGGCTGACATGATTGACACCATAACCATTGATTTGGAAGGTATGCAGGTTGGCAGTGTCTTAACTGTCGGGGACATTCCTGAGTTTCAAAACGAGAAAATTGATTTGCAGGTTGACACAGATAGCATTGTTTTGCGAATCAATGACAAAACGCGCACAGTTGCGCAGGTAGAAGAAGAAGCTTAG
- a CDS encoding amino acid permease gives MESNELKRSLKQRHLTMISIGGTIGGGLFLASGNVVHNAGALGGPLAYLIIGILVYILMKGLGEMATFMPVSGGYTTFAGLFVHPVLGFMVGWNVSINGFLGLGAEIVGGAMILNQFFPGVPPVAWCIMISLLILGLNLIDVKAYGEAEFWFAGIKVVAIIIFLIIGILMIFGVVGDQGFIGLSNWNSHSLFPSGFGAVVLMMTGVIWSYLGVETVAIVAGETENPSIAVPKAINTIFYRIVLFYVGSITIMGLVVPYENVSVLSNGYAGLFTLAGVPAAAVIMNLVILTSLTSAANSTLYALSRILTGMSREGKAPKALAKINKRGIPMTSVVLCILLSQVSLLTNFISPDKVFIWLTSIAGFNTLLGWFSILLSHFKFRTWLAQRGGSVGKLKFKMGVYPLPTLVCLVVLIAIGIYTAYSPDTRLTFFIGVPMLILYAIIGTIVYKKGKMVYPEYEKYLDAHNKEEQICS, from the coding sequence ATGGAAAGTAATGAATTAAAAAGATCCCTAAAACAACGCCATCTTACGATGATTTCCATCGGGGGCACAATCGGAGGCGGGTTATTTCTCGCTTCAGGAAACGTCGTCCATAACGCCGGAGCTCTTGGGGGACCCCTGGCCTATCTCATAATCGGTATTCTTGTTTACATATTAATGAAAGGTCTGGGAGAAATGGCTACCTTTATGCCTGTATCCGGAGGCTATACGACCTTTGCAGGCTTGTTTGTCCACCCAGTTTTGGGCTTCATGGTGGGCTGGAACGTCAGCATTAATGGTTTCCTGGGGCTGGGCGCTGAAATCGTCGGCGGAGCGATGATTCTCAATCAGTTCTTTCCCGGCGTGCCGCCAGTAGCATGGTGTATCATGATTTCCCTGCTCATATTGGGATTAAATCTAATTGATGTAAAAGCTTATGGAGAAGCAGAGTTCTGGTTTGCCGGCATAAAAGTCGTGGCTATCATCATCTTTCTTATCATCGGCATCCTGATGATTTTCGGCGTTGTGGGAGATCAGGGCTTCATCGGCTTGTCCAATTGGAACAGCCACTCCCTCTTTCCCAGCGGCTTTGGTGCAGTGGTTCTAATGATGACTGGTGTCATTTGGTCCTATCTAGGGGTTGAAACGGTGGCAATTGTTGCCGGAGAAACAGAAAATCCTTCCATCGCCGTACCGAAGGCCATCAATACCATCTTCTATCGAATCGTTCTTTTCTATGTGGGTTCTATCACCATCATGGGCCTTGTGGTTCCTTACGAAAACGTCAGCGTCCTGAGCAATGGCTATGCTGGTTTGTTCACCTTGGCCGGAGTTCCTGCAGCAGCTGTCATTATGAACCTGGTTATTCTGACCTCACTGACCTCCGCTGCAAATTCCACCTTATATGCGCTCAGTCGAATCCTGACGGGGATGTCCCGGGAAGGTAAGGCGCCTAAAGCATTAGCTAAAATTAATAAGCGAGGCATTCCGATGACGTCCGTAGTCCTCTGCATATTGCTGTCACAAGTTTCTTTGCTCACAAACTTCATCTCTCCAGACAAAGTATTTATCTGGCTGACCTCCATCGCCGGCTTTAACACCCTCCTGGGATGGTTCTCCATCCTGCTGTCCCATTTTAAATTTAGAACATGGCTGGCTCAGCGAGGTGGATCTGTTGGCAAGCTGAAATTTAAAATGGGGGTTTATCCATTGCCTACTCTGGTCTGTTTAGTCGTCTTGATTGCCATTGGGATTTATACAGCTTACAGCCCAGACACCAGATTAACCTTCTTTATTGGCGTACCGATGCTCATTCTATACGCAATAATCGGTACCATCGTGTACAAGAAAGGCAAAATGGTCTACCCGGAATATGAAAAATATCTGGATGCCCATAACAAGGAAGAGCAGATTTGCTCCTAA
- a CDS encoding M20/M25/M40 family metallo-hydrolase yields the protein MNKSFSEKLMETMLDIVSAPSITGTPEENLAADKIYAILATIPYFIKNPQNLKKIQVEDDPLGRTYITAMYRSPINTNQTLLLAGHHDVVDIEPYGHLKDLAFSPTELTKRISELSLSEEALRDLNSGEWLFGRGVNDMKYGLALAIELLRELSEKDDLAGNLLFLSVPAEEYNSEGMLSAVEELVTLQQEGCEYISLLLLEPSSLGSAEEPKTFHMGAIGKLNPLFFFVGKETHVSESLNGINVNSLASELNRLLDQNLDLCEEFDGEFTVPPTCLKQTDLKELYNVTTPLYAASYYSMETLNVKTEDLMRKLRELALEAFEKVLSDYSARCKKFQQVQKRTIKPIEASPFVITYSELYQEVKKNYGDEFDRHLDSKVTEWKEAGCDKQTIAIYIVRETCAWYPNKIPMIVIGFAPPYYPNRYPELERPDYKALYRNVAAMIRQAREQFQLELQKNNFCGVSDFSYFELGDKAGIQEISSNLLGMGKTYQFPAKSLEKLSIPGIVFGPLGRDPHKATERLHIPYAFEILPVLVRDFIYRTFQPEQ from the coding sequence ATGAACAAATCATTTTCTGAAAAGTTGATGGAAACCATGCTCGATATTGTCTCAGCGCCCAGCATTACGGGAACCCCAGAGGAAAACCTCGCTGCAGACAAAATATATGCCATCCTTGCGACAATCCCCTATTTTATAAAGAATCCGCAAAACCTGAAAAAAATCCAGGTTGAGGATGATCCTCTGGGAAGAACCTACATTACCGCGATGTACCGCAGTCCTATCAACACCAATCAGACTCTTCTTCTGGCCGGACATCACGATGTGGTGGATATAGAGCCCTATGGCCATTTAAAGGATCTGGCGTTTTCCCCTACAGAGCTGACAAAACGCATCTCTGAGTTGTCCCTTTCCGAGGAAGCCCTCCGGGATTTAAACTCCGGGGAATGGCTTTTCGGCAGAGGCGTCAATGACATGAAATACGGCCTGGCCTTAGCCATTGAACTGCTCCGAGAGCTATCAGAAAAAGATGATCTTGCCGGCAACCTCCTCTTCCTGTCCGTCCCTGCGGAAGAATACAATTCCGAGGGGATGCTCAGCGCCGTGGAGGAACTGGTCACCTTGCAGCAGGAGGGCTGCGAATACATCAGCCTGCTGCTTCTGGAGCCTTCCAGCCTTGGTTCCGCCGAAGAACCCAAGACCTTTCATATGGGCGCGATTGGAAAATTAAATCCCCTGTTTTTCTTCGTTGGCAAGGAAACACATGTTTCAGAGTCCCTTAATGGGATTAACGTAAACTCCCTGGCTTCGGAGCTAAATCGGCTGCTGGATCAAAATCTGGATTTGTGTGAAGAATTTGACGGCGAGTTCACTGTACCGCCTACCTGCCTGAAGCAGACAGACTTAAAAGAGCTGTACAATGTAACCACCCCCTTATATGCGGCTTCTTATTATAGTATGGAAACACTGAACGTAAAGACCGAAGACCTGATGAGAAAGCTGCGGGAGCTGGCACTAGAGGCCTTTGAGAAGGTGCTGTCCGATTACAGCGCAAGGTGCAAAAAATTTCAGCAGGTGCAAAAGCGAACCATCAAACCAATTGAAGCAAGTCCTTTCGTCATCACTTACAGCGAACTATATCAGGAAGTGAAAAAAAATTATGGTGATGAATTTGACCGCCATCTGGACTCCAAGGTTACCGAGTGGAAGGAGGCCGGCTGTGACAAACAAACTATCGCCATCTATATCGTCCGGGAAACCTGCGCCTGGTACCCCAATAAAATACCGATGATTGTCATCGGATTTGCTCCACCTTACTACCCAAACAGATATCCGGAGCTGGAGCGGCCCGACTACAAGGCTTTATACCGAAATGTAGCGGCCATGATTCGTCAGGCCCGAGAGCAGTTTCAGCTGGAGCTCCAGAAAAATAACTTTTGCGGTGTATCGGATTTCAGCTATTTTGAGCTTGGAGATAAGGCCGGAATCCAGGAGATATCCTCAAATCTCCTGGGCATGGGCAAGACCTACCAATTTCCGGCGAAAAGTCTTGAAAAACTATCGATTCCAGGCATCGTATTCGGTCCGTTGGGAAGGGACCCTCATAAGGCTACAGAAAGGCTCCACATCCCTTACGCCTTTGAGATACTGCCCGTGCTGGTAAGAGATTTTATCTACCGCACCTTTCAACCTGAGCAGTAA
- a CDS encoding CaiB/BaiF CoA transferase family protein yields the protein MKPLQDMTVLDLTRVVAGPYSTMILADLGARVIKVENPDDPDYIRTFEPFLGEGDNKFSGFFAQYNRHKLGITLSLKKEEAQAMFKEMVKKVDVVIENYRPGVMKKFALDYQVLKEINPKLIYVALSGFGQDGPYVKWPSYDNSGQALSGLWSINGFSDRPPVRVGTIIGDESTTFFGTIGLLAAYIHAQKTGQGQMVDVAQLDSTFCLTEVAVPNCSIAGKVQGPLGNDHPFIRPYGMFQSRTGYIFFGGYTDKFFKATCAFFGEPELAADPELDSMDKRFQDDVWFNKLKPKYEEWFSRYTTEELVAGLSEVVPLTPINSIAEAMANPQLNARDMIIDYPHGNQVARLFGTPIKLSETPADPIGPAPRLGQHNKEIYQEFLGFSEEELKELHEKGVI from the coding sequence ATGAAGCCATTACAAGATATGACCGTGCTCGACCTGACAAGAGTCGTTGCGGGACCTTATTCTACTATGATTTTAGCAGACCTAGGAGCAAGGGTAATCAAAGTAGAAAATCCAGACGATCCGGATTATATCAGAACCTTTGAACCATTCTTGGGAGAAGGGGACAACAAATTCAGCGGATTTTTTGCACAATATAACAGACACAAATTAGGCATTACCCTGAGCTTGAAAAAAGAAGAAGCCCAGGCAATGTTTAAGGAGATGGTGAAAAAGGTGGATGTCGTCATTGAGAATTATCGGCCCGGGGTAATGAAGAAATTTGCTTTGGATTACCAGGTCTTGAAAGAAATCAATCCCAAATTGATTTATGTAGCACTTTCTGGATTCGGACAGGATGGCCCTTATGTCAAGTGGCCCTCCTACGACAACAGTGGGCAGGCCTTGAGCGGGTTGTGGTCCATAAATGGATTTTCCGATAGACCTCCGGTTAGAGTCGGAACGATTATCGGGGATGAGTCCACGACTTTTTTTGGCACCATCGGTTTGCTTGCTGCATATATCCATGCTCAAAAAACAGGGCAGGGGCAGATGGTGGACGTGGCGCAGCTTGATTCCACCTTTTGTTTAACGGAGGTTGCTGTACCCAATTGCTCGATTGCAGGAAAGGTCCAGGGCCCCTTAGGAAATGACCATCCGTTTATCCGGCCCTATGGCATGTTTCAATCCCGTACCGGCTATATTTTCTTCGGAGGTTATACCGATAAATTTTTTAAAGCGACTTGTGCATTTTTTGGAGAGCCGGAGTTGGCCGCTGACCCGGAATTGGATTCCATGGATAAACGGTTTCAAGATGATGTGTGGTTTAATAAGCTCAAGCCGAAATATGAAGAGTGGTTTTCCAGATATACTACAGAAGAACTGGTAGCGGGGTTGTCAGAGGTTGTTCCTTTAACGCCGATAAACAGCATAGCTGAAGCCATGGCCAATCCGCAGCTAAACGCCAGGGATATGATTATAGATTACCCCCACGGCAACCAGGTTGCCAGGTTATTTGGAACGCCGATTAAGCTGAGCGAAACCCCAGCAGACCCAATAGGACCAGCACCAAGATTAGGGCAGCACAATAAGGAAATCTATCAGGAGTTTTTAGGCTTTTCAGAAGAAGAACTGAAAGAATTACATGAAAAGGGGGTCATTTAA
- a CDS encoding enoyl-CoA hydratase/isomerase family protein, whose product MSIQYDVQHGVALITINRPEKLNALTLQMYEELANAFKEAGNSPEVSVCILTGAGEKAFCVGADLTESIPHLAAGHYISEWDDAHLKHTPMYKPIIAAVNGFCMGGGFEILFSTDIRLASEEALFSLPEVGLGVVPAGGTLVRLARQIPYAKAMELILTGKSITAQEALEYGILNYVVKPKELLSQAFKLAERITERSPVAVQGAKEAVIKLLSLPMDQAFDTEALLGYKVFMNPDAKEGLDAFYNKRKPDFPSRRR is encoded by the coding sequence ATGTCCATTCAGTATGATGTTCAACATGGCGTGGCTTTAATAACAATCAATCGGCCTGAAAAATTAAACGCACTGACTCTTCAGATGTATGAAGAGCTGGCAAACGCTTTTAAAGAGGCGGGAAATAGTCCAGAGGTTTCCGTATGTATTTTAACGGGAGCTGGCGAAAAAGCTTTCTGTGTCGGCGCTGATTTGACAGAATCCATTCCCCACTTGGCGGCCGGCCATTACATCAGCGAATGGGATGATGCCCATTTGAAGCATACGCCTATGTATAAACCGATTATTGCCGCGGTCAACGGATTTTGTATGGGAGGCGGCTTTGAAATCCTTTTTTCAACCGATATCCGCTTAGCTTCTGAAGAGGCGCTATTTTCATTGCCGGAGGTGGGCCTCGGCGTAGTACCTGCCGGCGGAACTTTAGTCAGACTGGCCAGGCAGATTCCATATGCCAAAGCGATGGAACTGATTTTGACAGGAAAGAGCATTACTGCCCAGGAAGCTTTAGAATACGGGATACTGAATTACGTTGTGAAGCCGAAAGAGTTACTAAGCCAAGCTTTCAAGCTGGCAGAGCGAATAACGGAACGGAGCCCGGTGGCTGTACAAGGGGCTAAGGAAGCTGTTATCAAGCTTTTAAGCCTGCCTATGGATCAGGCCTTTGATACAGAAGCTTTATTGGGATACAAGGTATTTATGAACCCGGATGCCAAGGAAGGCCTGGATGCCTTTTATAACAAACGCAAACCTGATTTTCCTTCGCGAAGACGGTAA
- a CDS encoding aldo/keto reductase produces METVRLGKTEIVTNRNGFGALPIQRISDEEAVSLICRAYDQGMTFFDTARFYTDSEHKLGLALKKVRDKVFIASKTAAVTRAAFWQDLETTLGNLQTDYLDIYQFHNPEFCPKPGDESGVYECMLEAKEQGKIRHIGITNHRLGIAEEAIESGLYETLQFPFCYLATPEEIRMVSRCQEADMGFIAMKALSGGLITNSAAAYAFVAQYENVLPIWGVQQAAELEEFLSYIENPPMMTKALQTIIDEDRDSLAGNFCRGCGYCLPCPVGIEINNCARMSLLLRRSPSELQLTEAVQEKMSKIENCIHCGQCVKKCPYHLDTPELLARNLQDYKEVLAGKAL; encoded by the coding sequence ATGGAGACAGTTAGATTAGGAAAAACGGAGATTGTGACAAATAGGAATGGCTTTGGTGCGCTTCCGATTCAGCGAATCAGCGATGAAGAAGCGGTAAGCCTTATTTGCAGAGCCTACGACCAGGGCATGACCTTTTTTGACACGGCAAGATTTTATACAGATAGTGAGCATAAACTGGGCCTGGCCTTGAAAAAGGTTCGAGACAAGGTATTTATTGCCTCGAAAACAGCGGCAGTAACTAGGGCGGCATTTTGGCAGGATTTAGAAACCACCCTTGGGAATCTACAGACGGATTACTTGGATATCTATCAATTCCACAATCCAGAATTTTGTCCAAAGCCTGGGGATGAAAGCGGGGTTTATGAGTGCATGCTGGAAGCGAAAGAGCAGGGAAAAATCAGACATATTGGTATAACCAATCACCGGTTGGGCATTGCGGAGGAAGCGATAGAATCTGGCTTATATGAGACACTTCAATTTCCTTTTTGTTACTTAGCCACGCCAGAAGAAATAAGGATGGTCAGCCGTTGTCAGGAGGCGGACATGGGTTTTATCGCGATGAAAGCTCTATCGGGAGGGCTGATTACAAATTCGGCGGCAGCTTATGCTTTTGTGGCACAATATGAAAATGTACTGCCTATTTGGGGTGTCCAGCAGGCAGCGGAATTGGAGGAATTTTTATCTTACATAGAAAATCCGCCGATGATGACGAAAGCGTTACAGACCATCATCGATGAGGACCGAGATTCCCTGGCGGGAAATTTTTGCCGGGGCTGTGGATATTGCCTGCCCTGTCCCGTGGGGATTGAAATCAATAATTGCGCCAGAATGTCCCTGCTTCTTCGGCGTTCCCCTTCTGAACTTCAACTGACGGAGGCTGTTCAAGAGAAAATGAGCAAGATTGAAAACTGTATTCACTGCGGACAATGTGTAAAAAAATGTCCCTACCACTTAGATACGCCAGAGCTGCTGGCCAGGAATTTACAGGATTATAAAGAAGTTTTGGCCGGAAAGGCCTTATAG
- a CDS encoding (deoxy)nucleoside triphosphate pyrophosphohydrolase gives MVEVVAALLWEGDKFLICQRPAHKARGLLWEFAGGKVEVGETREQALIRECREELGVTVSLGHVFMEVVHEYADITVHLVLFNGTVQSGVLQRLEHEALCWIHPQDIPQYEFCPADEAILKRLQEEFKTTQA, from the coding sequence ATGGTAGAAGTTGTAGCCGCTCTCTTGTGGGAGGGAGATAAATTTTTAATATGCCAGCGTCCTGCTCACAAAGCCCGGGGCCTCCTTTGGGAGTTTGCAGGCGGTAAGGTGGAGGTCGGGGAGACGAGGGAGCAGGCTTTAATTCGGGAATGTAGGGAAGAATTAGGTGTGACTGTTTCACTTGGGCATGTGTTTATGGAAGTTGTTCACGAATATGCAGATATAACCGTTCATCTGGTTCTTTTTAACGGCACTGTCCAGAGTGGTGTTTTACAGCGATTGGAGCACGAAGCACTCTGCTGGATTCATCCTCAGGACATTCCTCAGTATGAATTTTGTCCGGCAGATGAAGCTATTCTTAAGCGGCTCCAAGAAGAGTTCAAAACAACACAGGCATAA
- a CDS encoding superoxide dismutase — protein sequence MLQNNQHYKFVNTPLPYAYDALEPYIDAKTMELHHNRHLQTYVDNLNNILKDYPELQDMTLVQLICNADLFPEEIRQPIINNAGGVFNHQFYFSQLGKVNDGRPADHLGIAIINTFGSFEEFKQQFKEAALSVFGSGYAWLVLTPEKELKIVTTANQDVPLPCHYTPILNIDVWEHAYYLKHYNKRADYIDDWFNVVNWSRIGQYYMRGISPC from the coding sequence ATGCTTCAAAATAACCAGCATTACAAATTTGTTAATACCCCTTTACCTTATGCCTACGATGCACTAGAGCCTTATATTGATGCGAAGACCATGGAACTGCACCACAATCGGCATTTGCAGACTTATGTGGATAATCTGAATAATATTCTAAAAGACTATCCTGAATTGCAGGATATGACGCTAGTCCAGCTTATCTGCAATGCAGATCTTTTCCCAGAGGAAATTCGCCAGCCCATTATTAATAATGCAGGAGGCGTATTCAACCATCAATTTTACTTCAGTCAGTTGGGAAAGGTGAACGATGGCAGGCCTGCCGATCATTTAGGGATTGCCATTATAAACACGTTTGGCAGCTTTGAAGAATTTAAACAGCAGTTCAAAGAGGCCGCTCTGTCTGTGTTTGGATCAGGCTATGCCTGGCTGGTCTTGACTCCCGAAAAAGAACTGAAAATCGTCACGACGGCTAATCAGGATGTGCCGCTTCCCTGTCACTACACCCCTATTTTAAATATTGACGTATGGGAACACGCGTATTACTTGAAACATTACAATAAACGGGCTGATTATATCGACGACTGGTTCAATGTGGTGAACTGGAGTCGGATTGGACAATATTACATGCGCGGTATATCTCCCTGCTGA
- a CDS encoding hybrid sensor histidine kinase/response regulator, which yields MNVQKKFTIIVCFICLTCITLTAFIGYYAASNELKAKSTENAEILASNYANQINNWIWEKAVFLNTLTESVILVNNLDREYLHTYFQDMLKHNNPDDAIYDVFFQYPDSYMVCATDFVPDGTMDYTKRKWYTAPTTTHKLSVQTAYMDTDTKREIITISREVVIDGELKGVLAVDIFVDQMVDTINAMEVPEDSYGFLLDSDYGLVVHPNEDFGYVNAAPLSLAQLEGNPYEELITAIDNGAEPRQLLWIEDYDGETRAFFVSQVESCGWYVGIAIAESVWAKAVRSLLVEFALIMVVLSFIISFLSVSVVVRALLKPVSLAESASKAKSDFLANMSHEIRTPIHAMLGMNELILREAEGENISRYAVNIRNAGKMLLSLVNDILDFSKIESGKMEIMPVEYELCSMLSDLINMIAGRLEEKGLELKLDIVPDIPHRLWGDERRITQIIGNLLINAVKYTKEGTVILHVGWRKLDEQQIELLVEVEDTGIGIRPEELNLLFISFTRLDEGRNGSIEGTGLGLNITKSLLDMMAGQLSVRSVYGRGSIFSAVIPQKVISYEGVGDFQEKYENSVKQRRHYKESFTAPEGKILIVDDNAMNLAVVTGLLKNTKLQIHTASSGRECLEKVTKNTYHVIFMDHMMPELDGLETFERMKTLSGNLSKAAPVIALTANAISNAKKMYLDYGFTDYLSKPIEGSKLERILLEYLPPELVHLVEVPEKIIQQEGSGKEEETGLEDYINREIGLAYSGGQPEKYLEILHIYAQMGPEFLQNIEAAYKAADWKLYAILVHGLKSTSLGVGAEELSKGAERLETAAKSGEVDYIFQHHGKLCEMYEKVLEQIRSYLHRIEKKCAVQGEGVKMDAERAEQAIPVPLLKERLLALDESISTFERMEAQRILEELWEKSCQGLLLADDMQDISHKLENFEYEEAKKTIHLLLGRF from the coding sequence ATGAATGTACAAAAGAAGTTTACGATTATTGTATGTTTCATTTGTTTGACTTGTATCACCTTAACCGCCTTTATAGGCTATTACGCGGCCTCTAACGAACTGAAGGCTAAGAGCACGGAGAATGCTGAAATTTTGGCCTCTAATTACGCGAACCAAATTAACAACTGGATTTGGGAAAAGGCTGTTTTTTTAAATACTTTAACAGAATCCGTCATTTTGGTGAACAATTTAGATCGGGAATATTTGCATACGTATTTTCAGGACATGCTAAAGCACAATAATCCGGACGACGCCATCTATGACGTATTTTTTCAATATCCTGACAGCTATATGGTTTGTGCCACGGATTTTGTGCCGGACGGTACTATGGATTACACCAAACGAAAATGGTATACGGCGCCTACCACCACCCACAAGCTATCGGTACAAACGGCTTATATGGATACTGATACTAAGCGGGAAATTATCACTATTTCCAGAGAGGTGGTGATTGACGGGGAGCTGAAAGGCGTATTAGCGGTGGATATTTTTGTGGATCAGATGGTAGACACCATCAATGCCATGGAGGTTCCAGAGGATTCTTATGGCTTTCTGCTGGATAGTGACTACGGTTTGGTGGTTCACCCCAACGAAGATTTTGGTTATGTGAATGCTGCCCCTTTGTCCTTAGCTCAGCTGGAGGGAAATCCCTATGAGGAGCTAATCACGGCTATTGACAATGGAGCTGAGCCGCGGCAGTTGCTTTGGATTGAGGACTACGACGGTGAAACCAGGGCCTTTTTTGTCAGTCAGGTAGAGAGCTGTGGCTGGTACGTGGGCATTGCTATCGCAGAAAGTGTCTGGGCTAAAGCGGTGCGAAGCCTGTTGGTAGAATTTGCGTTGATTATGGTGGTCTTGAGCTTTATCATCAGCTTTTTGAGCGTATCTGTAGTGGTACGAGCCTTGCTGAAACCAGTGAGCCTTGCTGAATCTGCATCGAAAGCTAAGTCGGATTTCCTGGCCAACATGTCCCACGAGATTCGCACGCCTATTCACGCCATGTTGGGGATGAATGAATTGATTCTACGGGAGGCCGAAGGCGAAAATATCTCCAGATATGCGGTGAACATTCGCAATGCCGGAAAGATGTTGCTATCCTTGGTCAACGACATTCTGGATTTTTCTAAAATTGAATCGGGCAAGATGGAGATCATGCCTGTGGAATATGAACTCTGCTCCATGCTCAGTGATCTGATTAACATGATTGCTGGCAGGCTGGAGGAAAAAGGGTTGGAGTTGAAACTGGATATCGTCCCAGATATTCCTCACAGGCTATGGGGAGATGAGCGGCGAATCACCCAGATCATAGGAAATCTCTTGATTAATGCAGTAAAATATACCAAGGAAGGCACAGTCATTCTTCATGTTGGCTGGAGAAAGCTGGATGAACAGCAGATCGAGCTGCTGGTAGAAGTAGAGGATACGGGCATCGGTATCCGGCCGGAAGAACTGAATTTGCTGTTTATATCTTTTACTCGGTTAGATGAGGGGCGCAACGGCAGTATTGAGGGCACTGGACTGGGACTGAACATTACAAAGAGCTTGTTGGACATGATGGCAGGCCAACTGAGCGTTCGAAGCGTCTATGGGAGAGGATCCATATTTTCCGCGGTCATCCCCCAGAAGGTAATCAGCTATGAGGGAGTCGGCGACTTTCAGGAAAAATATGAAAACAGCGTAAAGCAGCGCCGCCATTATAAGGAAAGTTTTACTGCGCCAGAGGGAAAAATCCTTATCGTAGATGATAACGCCATGAATCTGGCGGTGGTGACGGGACTGCTTAAGAACACAAAATTGCAGATTCATACAGCCAGCAGCGGACGAGAATGTCTGGAAAAAGTCACCAAGAACACGTATCACGTAATCTTTATGGACCATATGATGCCTGAGTTAGATGGACTGGAGACGTTTGAGCGAATGAAGACCCTCAGCGGCAACCTCAGTAAGGCAGCTCCGGTTATTGCCTTGACTGCTAATGCTATTTCAAATGCCAAAAAGATGTATTTGGACTATGGTTTTACTGATTACCTGTCCAAGCCTATAGAGGGCAGCAAACTGGAGCGGATTCTGTTGGAATATTTACCGCCAGAGTTGGTCCATCTCGTGGAGGTGCCGGAAAAAATTATCCAGCAGGAGGGTAGCGGCAAGGAGGAAGAAACAGGCCTAGAAGACTATATCAATAGAGAGATTGGATTAGCCTACTCGGGAGGCCAGCCGGAAAAGTATTTGGAGATTTTGCACATCTATGCGCAGATGGGGCCAGAATTTCTCCAGAATATAGAGGCCGCGTACAAGGCGGCAGATTGGAAGTTGTATGCTATTTTAGTGCATGGTTTGAAGAGTACTTCCCTGGGGGTCGGTGCAGAAGAGCTGTCGAAAGGGGCAGAGCGCTTAGAGACGGCAGCGAAGTCAGGGGAAGTGGACTATATTTTCCAGCATCATGGGAAACTGTGTGAAATGTATGAGAAGGTACTAGAACAGATTCGCTCCTATTTACACAGGATTGAAAAAAAGTGTGCTGTTCAAGGGGAAGGCGTAAAGATGGATGCGGAAAGGGCTGAGCAGGCAATCCCGGTGCCGTTGCTGAAAGAGCGGCTGCTGGCTTTGGATGAGTCCATCAGTACCTTTGAGCGAATGGAAGCTCAGAGGATTTTGGAAGAACTTTGGGAAAAGTCCTGTCAGGGCTTGCTGCTGGCTGATGATATGCAGGATATCAGTCATAAGCTAGAAAATTTCGAATATGAAGAAGCAAAAAAGACAATCCACCTTTTGCTGGGGCGGTTTTAG